The proteins below come from a single Xenopus tropicalis strain Nigerian chromosome 9, UCB_Xtro_10.0, whole genome shotgun sequence genomic window:
- the MGC79670 gene encoding MGC79670 protein, giving the protein MASSDLREELNCSICLNIYADPVTLKCGHNFCLACIKSVLATQKGSGAYSCPECRAEFRERPALQRNMKLSNIAERFRSTRSTQPKRTGIFCTYCIHSPAPAAKSCLLCEAHLCENHVLVHSKSPEHVLTDPTTSLNNRKCSVHKEVMKYYCPEDAVCICVSCCVLGEHRGHQVELLNEATEKKKKRLRNILENLTSKQDQAQIRIQNLQEHRRDVQDKAAAVSDQVTALFGDIREQLEALEKRVLCEISRQEEQALLHVSDLIQQLEIQKEELSAKMHHIEALCNMTDPLTVLQGRESDYNEHKSHKDRGRDDKDMAAVGDLDEVLISVTLHKALTDIVSDAERKRGLFIQEARDVLLDINTAHNNVVVSSDLKSLSRSDQKQSHRPTRGRFKFYFQILSIRSFSSGQSYWEVETSQTGGWKIGVAFPSIERKGDQSWLGNNKKSWCLYKYNKEFSVIHDSNINPLTIEAHCQRIGIFLDYEAGRLSFYELTEPIRHLHTFTSTFTEPLHAAFYVRDSGWVRIRS; this is encoded by the coding sequence ATGGCATCTTCTGACCTTAGAGAAGAACTCAACTGTTCCATCTGCCTCAACATTTACGCCGACCCAGTGACCCTTAAATGCGGCCACAATTTCTGCCTGGCCTGTATCAAGAGTGTGTTGGCCACGCAGAAGGGCTCTGGGGCCTATTCGTGCCCTGAATGCAGAGCGGAGTTTCGGGAGCGGCCGGCACTGCAGAGGAACATGAAACTGAGCAACATAGCGGAGCGGTTCCGTTCTACTCGATCTACACAGCCCAAAAGGACTGGAATTTTCTGTACTTATTGCATTCACAGCCCGGCGCCTGCTGCCAAGTCTTGTCTCCTCTGTGAGGCCCATCTGTGTGAGAACCATGTCTTGGTCCATAGTAAGTCCCCAGAACATGTCCTCACTGACCCCACAACGTCCTTGAACAACCGAAAATGCTCAGTACACAAGGAGGTCATGAAGTATTATTGCCCCGAAGATGCTGTTTGCATCTGTGTCTCCTGCTGTGTGTTGGGGGAACATAGGGGCCACCAGGTGGAGCTCCTCAACGAGGCCACcgagaaaaagaagaagagattAAGAAATATTCTGGAAAATTTAACCTCAAAACAAGACCAGGCCCAGATTAGAATCCAGAACCTGCAGGAGCACAGGAGGGACGTGCAAGACAAAGCCGCCGCTGTATCGGACCAAGTCACGGCTCTTTTTGGGGACATCAGGGAACAGCTGGAAGCGTTAGAGAAGCGGGTGTTGTGTGAGATCTCCAGACAAGAGGAACAAGCTTTGCTTCATGTCTCTGATCTCATCCAGCAGCTTGAAATCCAAAAGGAGGAGTTGTCGGCAAAGATGCACCACATTGAAGCGCTGTGCAACATGACCGACCCATTAACTGTCCTACAGGGGCGGGAGTCGGACTATAATGAGCACAAAAGTCACAAGGACAGAGGAAGAGATGACAAAGACATGGCCGCCGTAGGAGATCTGGATGAGGTGTTGATCTCAGTGACTCTGCACAAAGCCTTAACTGATATTGTATCTGatgcagagagaaagagaggccTCTTCATCCAGGAGGCCAGAGACGTCCTTCTAGATATCAACACCGCTCACAATAATGTTGTTGTATCCAGTGATCTGAAAAGTCTCTCGAGGTCAGATCAGAAGCAAAGCCACCGGCCGACACGGGGAAGATTTAAATTCTATTTCCAAATACTAAGCATCAGGTCCTTCTCATCCGGGCAGAGTTACTGGGAAGTGGAGACCAGTCAGACTGGTGGCTGGAAGATTGGCGTGGCCTTTCCCAGTATAGAAAGGAAAGGAGACCAGTCCTGGTTGGGGAACAACAAAAAGTCCTGGTGCCTGTACAAATATAATAAAGAGTTTTCAGTGATACACGACTCAAACATAAACCCCTTAACCATTGAGGCCCACTGCCAGAGGATTGGGATATTCCTCGACTATGAGGCTGGACGCTTGTCATTTTATGAGCTCACTGAGCCAATCAGGCACCTCCACACCTTCACCTCCACCTTCACTGAGCCTCTTCATGCTGCGTTCTATGTACGAGACAGCGGTTGGGTCAGAATTAGGAGCTAA